The Carassius gibelio isolate Cgi1373 ecotype wild population from Czech Republic chromosome A24, carGib1.2-hapl.c, whole genome shotgun sequence genome window below encodes:
- the LOC127946463 gene encoding glycine--tRNA ligase-like → MLSLRGATSALLRTGTQIVTVRAVPRVGSGLIHLCASPPIRALSLSACLWKKRKRSAWLEMTGGQNMDSSIEEVLAPLRLAVKEQGDLVRNLKAENAPEVDVNKAVAELKARKRILEAKELSLQPKDDIVDRTKMEDTLKRRFFYDQAFAIYGGVSGLYDFGPVGCALKNNILQVWRQHFIQEEQILEIDCTMLTPEPVLKTSGHVDKFADYMVKDVKNGECFRADHLLKAHLQKLMSDKKCTAEKKTEMEGVITQMDNYTQQELADLFVQYNVKSPSTGNDLTPPISFNLMFQTSIGPGGNMQGYLRPETAQGIFLNFKRLLEFNQGKLPFAAAQIGNSFRNEISPRSGLIRVREFTMAEIEHFVDPNEKVHSKFSNVADLEIMLYSSKAQTSGQSAQIMKLGDAVEQGIINNSVLGYFIGRIYLYLTKVGVAKDKLRFRQHMDNEMAHYACDCWDAETKTSYGWIEIVGCADRSCYDLLCHARATKVPLVAEKPLKEPKVVNVVQFEPNKGAIGKAYKKDAKFAMEYLAICDECYITDQEKLLNENGEFTIETEGKTFKLTKDMVNIKRFQKTLHVEEVVPNVIEPSFGIGRIMYSIFEHTFRIREGDEQRTYFSFPATVAPYKCSVLPLSQNQEFMPFVRELSEALTRNGVSHKVDDSSGSIGRRYARTDEIGVAFGITIDFDTVNKTPHTATLRDRDSMRQIRAEVSELPEMVRDLANGAITWTEVESKYPIFEGQETSKKETVEE, encoded by the exons ATGCTGTCTCTGCGGGGCGCAACATCAGCACTCCTCAGGACCGGTACACAGATCGTCACCGTCCGCGCGGTTCCGAGGGTCGGATCCGGTCTCATTCACCTGTGTGCTTCCCCTCCGATCAGAGCGCTCTCGCTGTCGGCTTGTTTGTGGAAGAAGAGGAAAAGAAGCGCGTGGCTGGAGATGACGGGAGGTCAGAATATGGACAGCAGTATTGAAGAGGTTCTGGCTCCTTTGAGGCTGGCAGTGAAGGAGCAG GGTGATCTTGTGCGCAATCTGAAGGCAGAAAACGCTCCTGAAGTAGATGTCAATAAGGCCGTGGCCGAACTGAAAGCTCGCAAGAGAATCCTGGAGGCCAAG gaGCTATCCTTACAGCCCAAAGATGACATTGTGGACCGAACCAAGATGGAAGACACTCTAAAAAGACGTTTCTTTTACGATCAGGCATTTGCGATCTATGGCG gtgTGAGTGGGCTGTACGACTTTGGGCCCGTCGGCTGTGCTCTGAAGAACAACATTCTCCAGGTCTGGAGGCAGCACTTCATCCAGGAGGAGCAGATTCTGGAGATTGACTGCACCATGCTTACACCAGAACCTGTTCTCAA GACATCAGGGCATGTCGATAAGTTTGCCGACTACATGGTCAAGGATGTCAAGAACGGAGAGTGTTTCCGGGCTGACCACCTCCTTAAAG cTCATCTTCAGAAATTAATGAGTGACAAAAAATGTACTGCGGAAAAGAAAACTGAGATGGAGGGTGTCATCACTCAG atggATAACTACACTCAGCAGGAGTTGGCAGATTTGTTTGTGCAATACAATGTCAAGTCTCCCAGTACAGGAAATGACCTCACACCTCCCATCTCATTCAACCTGATGTTCCAGACCTCCATTGGGCCTGGGGGCAACATGCAAGG TTATTTGAGGCCAGAAACTGCTCAGGGAATCTTCCTCAACTTCAAACGTCTTTTGGAGTTCAACCAGGGAAAGCTGCCATTTGCTGCGGCCCAGATCGGAAACTCCTTCAGGAACGAAATCTCTCCTCGCTCCGGCTTGATTCGTGTCAG AGAGTTTACAATGGCTGAGATCGAGCACTTTGTAGATCCGAATGAGAAGGTTCATTCCAAGTTCTCCAATGTTGCTGATCTGGAGATCATGCTTTACTCGTCCAAAGCACAGACTAGTGGGCAGTCTGCCCAGATAATGAAGCTGGGTGATGCAGTGGAGCAG GGCATCATCAACAACTCCGTCTTGGGCTACTTCATTGGAAGGATCTACCTTTATCTGACCAAAGTGGGTGTGGCGAAAGACAAGCTTCGTTTCCGTCAGCACATGGACAATGAGATGGCCCACTATGCCTGTGACTGCTGGGACGCTGAGACCAAAACCTCTTAT GGGTGGATTGAGATCGTGGGGTGTGCTGATCGCTCATGTTATGATCTTTTGTGCCATGCACGGGCCACCAAAGTCCCTCTGGTTGCTGAGAAACCCTTAAAGGAACCCA AAGTTGTAAATGTTGTCCAGTTCGAGCCAAACAAAGGAGCCATTGGCAAAGCGTACAAGAAGGATGCCAAGTTCGCCATGGAATACCTGGCCATCTGTGATGAATGCTACATCACAGATCAAGAGAAACTCCTTAACGAGAATGG TGAGTTCACCATTGAGACTGAGGGCAAGACTTTCAAACTCACCAAGGACATGGTTAACATCAAGAGGTTCCAGAAGACCCTGCACG TCGAGGAGGTTGTTCCTAATGTGATCGAACCCTCCTTCGGCATCGGGAGAATCATGTACTCCATCTTTGAGCACACATTCcgtatcagggagggggatgagcaAAGGACG TATTTCAGCTTCCCTGCCACTGTTGCACCATACAAATGCTCCGTCCTTCCATTGAGCCAAAATCAGGAATTTATGCCGTTTGTTCGAGAATTAT CTGAAGCCCTGACCAGGAATGGCGTCTCCCACAAGGTGGATGATTCTTCAGGATCCATTGGCAGACGCTATGCCAGAACAGATGAGATTGGCGTGGCATTCGGTATCACCATCGATTTTGACACGGTTAATAAGACGCCccacactgccactctgagagaccGTGACTCCATGAGGCAGATCAGGGCTGAG GTTAGCGAATTGCCCGAAATGGTTCGTGACCTGGCCAATGGTGCCATCACATGGACAGAGGTGGAAAGCAAGTACCCGATCTTTGAAGGCCAGGAGACCAGCAAAAAGGAAACGGTGGAAGAGTAG